The Deltaproteobacteria bacterium DNA segment ACCAAGAGCGGCATGCTCAAGGGCAAGCTCTCGTACATGCCGCCCGAGCAGATCCGCGGGCACGTGCTCGACCGGCGCGCGGATCTCTTCGCGCTCGGCGTGTGCCTCTACGAGCTGCTCGCGGGCGCCAAGCCCTTCGACAGCACCAGCGAGGTGGCGGTGATGCAGGCCATCCTCCACCAGCCGCCGGCACCGATCACCTCCGTGCGCCCCGACGTCGATCCGGACCTGGTGGCCATTCTGGAGAAGGCGCTCGCGAAGGACCGCGACCAGCGCTACGAGAACTGCGGCGACTTCCAGGCCGCGCTCGACGGCTACCTGATCAAGCGCCAGGTGAACATCACCGCGCGCGACCTCGCCCGCGTGGTGGAGGACGTGATGGGGCCGCCGGTGCCCCTGACCACGTCGAACCCGGAGCTCAAGGCGGTGGACGGAAAGCCCGCCTCGTCGGAGCAACTCGTTGCCAAGGGCGGCACGCCGCCGCCGTGGAAGCCCACGGCCGCGAGCTCGGGCAACTCGCTCATCGCCTCGTCGGTGGACGTCGACATGTCCGCCACCCGCAGCGACGTGAAGATCGCCGCCGAGCTGGCCGCGGCCCAGGGCAGCAAGACCAAGCTCATCGCCGGGCTCGCCGCAGGCGGCGCGCTGGTGCTGGGCGGCGTCATCTTCTTCGTCGCGCGGCCCACGCACCCGGACGTGGAGTCGGTGGCGGTGAAGCCGGTCGAGGCCAAGCCGGCCGAGGCGAAGCCCGCCGAACCGAAGCCTGCCGAGGTGAAGCCGCCCGAGCCCAAGCCCGCCGATCCCAAGGGCGCGGTCGCCGCGCTGGGCACCGCGGGTGGAGCCGCTCCCGCGTCGACGCCCACGCCGGTGAATGTGGCGGCCAAGCCGGTGGAGCCGCCCAAGCCGGTGGAGCCGCCCAAGCCCAAGGGCGGTCACACCGTCCACGCGAGCGCGAAGGAGAGGCACAAGAACGACGTGGCTTCGGCCGCGCCGCCCGCGCCCGCGCCGCCCCCGCCGGCTGCCAGCGGCAAGATCGAGATCCGCGTGCTGCCCTTCGCCGAGGACGTGATCGTCGACGGCAAGCACTGGGGCCCCACGCCGGTGAGCCCCGACGTCTCCAGCGGCAAGCACCACGTGGTGCTCGTGCGCCAGAGCGAGAAGTTCGAGCAGGACGTGG contains these protein-coding regions:
- a CDS encoding serine/threonine protein kinase — its product is MARAFAPQQLGKYTLLRKIATGGMAEVFLARSEGAAGFQKTLVIKKILPNLAEDAQFVEMFLNEARVASQLNHPNIVSIYELGEIDGAYYIAMEYIDGPNLRGLSRRTVEAGKRLEVPVVCKIISLAADGLQYAHDAVNHDGQPLNLIHRDISPDNILVTRQGAVKVVDFGIAKAANQPHLTKSGMLKGKLSYMPPEQIRGHVLDRRADLFALGVCLYELLAGAKPFDSTSEVAVMQAILHQPPAPITSVRPDVDPDLVAILEKALAKDRDQRYENCGDFQAALDGYLIKRQVNITARDLARVVEDVMGPPVPLTTSNPELKAVDGKPASSEQLVAKGGTPPPWKPTAASSGNSLIASSVDVDMSATRSDVKIAAELAAAQGSKTKLIAGLAAGGALVLGGVIFFVARPTHPDVESVAVKPVEAKPAEAKPAEPKPAEVKPPEPKPADPKGAVAALGTAGGAAPASTPTPVNVAAKPVEPPKPVEPPKPKGGHTVHASAKERHKNDVASAAPPAPAPPPPAASGKIEIRVLPFAEDVIVDGKHWGPTPVSPDVSSGKHHVVLVRQSEKFEQDVVVPGNGSAVIKHKFNAD